In a single window of the Pontibacter russatus genome:
- a CDS encoding rhodanese-like domain-containing protein: MRAILLSVSFLAFLSCAGPQQSTPAQVQNLTPQQFKGERLGRKTILVDVRTPEEFAEGHLDGAVNSDYRGGAFAREIENWDKDKVYYLYCASGNRSGKAAELLKEAGFRHIYNVGGFQDLKEAGFPTEQGSAE; the protein is encoded by the coding sequence ATGAGAGCCATCCTCCTTTCTGTTTCATTTCTCGCCTTCCTGAGCTGCGCCGGGCCGCAGCAGAGCACGCCGGCACAGGTGCAGAACCTGACGCCACAGCAGTTTAAAGGCGAGCGCCTGGGCCGCAAGACGATTCTGGTAGACGTGCGCACGCCGGAGGAGTTTGCCGAAGGCCACCTTGACGGCGCCGTCAACTCCGACTACCGCGGCGGAGCGTTTGCCCGGGAAATAGAAAACTGGGACAAGGACAAGGTGTACTACCTCTATTGCGCCAGCGGCAACCGGAGCGGAAAAGCGGCGGAGCTGCTGAAGGAGGCGGGCTTCCGGCACATCTACAACGTGGGCGGTTTCCAGGATTTGAAAGAAGCCGGGTTTCCGACCGAGCAGGGCAGCGCAGAGTAA